A region from the Lentimonas sp. CC4 genome encodes:
- a CDS encoding glutaredoxin family protein yields the protein MSRIKKPILYVKSGCPWCREALSFFNTQGVDLDIRDVSENAKDMDAMVAISGQTKVPTFEYDDFVVADFSVDEFLAELSEFPETQHNLGISDDEN from the coding sequence ATGAGTCGTATAAAAAAGCCAATCCTCTACGTCAAATCCGGCTGCCCATGGTGCCGTGAAGCGCTCTCGTTCTTCAACACTCAAGGAGTCGATCTTGACATCCGCGATGTGTCCGAAAATGCCAAAGATATGGACGCGATGGTTGCGATCAGCGGCCAAACTAAAGTGCCGACCTTTGAATATGACGACTTCGTCGTAGCCGACTTTTCAGTCGATGAATTCCTCGCCGAACTCAGCGAATTCCCAGAAACGCAGCACAACCTCGGCATCAGCGACGACGAAAACTAA
- a CDS encoding transposase gives MKVRRTKVQGRDAVYHCMTRVVNGERLFKDREKEMLRKMIWQVADFCGVQVLTYCVLSNHFHVLLRVPDRQKVDDKELMRRYQVLYPKPTKYQAESVKVLTSKLEADSEDAQQLRAKLLARMGDVSEYMKAVKQRFSVWFNRNHQRYGTLWADRFKSVLVEGQGNPLQTMAAYIDLNPVRAGIVKDLKDYRFCGYAEAVAHSTSSGQAGAAARGLVAIWTDRGAKRIDSALQAHRSLIFGKRGADAGLPEMTRQQALKVLDADGQLPKAAMLRCRVRYFTDGAILGSAEFVRGFTGAWQMERGRKHPPKVNAMRGDWGGLAVIQGLRKQVFG, from the coding sequence ATGAAGGTGCGACGCACTAAAGTTCAGGGCAGGGATGCGGTTTACCATTGTATGACACGCGTGGTGAATGGGGAGCGCTTGTTTAAGGATCGCGAAAAGGAAATGCTGCGTAAGATGATCTGGCAGGTGGCGGACTTCTGCGGGGTGCAAGTCCTTACCTATTGTGTGTTGTCGAACCATTTTCATGTGCTGTTGCGTGTTCCGGATCGGCAAAAGGTTGACGATAAAGAGCTGATGCGGCGCTACCAGGTGCTCTACCCAAAGCCTACGAAGTATCAGGCTGAATCGGTCAAAGTGCTGACCTCCAAGCTGGAGGCTGACTCTGAAGATGCGCAGCAATTACGCGCAAAACTGCTGGCTCGTATGGGAGATGTCTCTGAATACATGAAGGCGGTGAAGCAGCGCTTCTCTGTGTGGTTTAATCGTAATCATCAGCGTTACGGCACCTTGTGGGCGGACCGTTTTAAGTCGGTGCTAGTCGAGGGGCAGGGGAATCCGCTGCAAACGATGGCAGCCTATATTGACCTTAACCCTGTGCGTGCGGGAATCGTTAAAGACCTGAAGGATTATCGTTTCTGTGGCTATGCAGAGGCGGTGGCCCATTCGACAAGCTCAGGGCAGGCGGGCGCGGCGGCGCGTGGCCTGGTTGCGATTTGGACAGACCGTGGTGCGAAGCGTATCGACTCGGCCTTGCAAGCGCACCGTTCGTTGATCTTTGGGAAGCGTGGCGCGGATGCGGGATTGCCGGAGATGACGCGTCAGCAGGCCTTGAAGGTGCTAGACGCAGACGGGCAGTTACCAAAAGCGGCCATGCTGCGCTGCCGTGTGCGCTATTTTACTGACGGAGCGATTTTGGGTTCTGCAGAGTTTGTGCGTGGCTTTACGGGAGCATGGCAAATGGAGCGTGGGCGAAAGCACCCTCCGAAGGTGAATGCGATGCGCGGTGATTGGGGCGGCCTTGCTGTCATTCAGGGTCTGCGTAAACAGGTCTTTGGGTGA
- a CDS encoding alpha-1,4-glucan--maltose-1-phosphate maltosyltransferase produces MSSLKKFNGRNRVVVDTLTPALEAEKYPLKRVIGDAQEFRVHAFTDSHDLITVDFCHRRKGAKEWIKTPMHEAGNDEWTHTLQPWEIGLYEYCVMSAVDHFASWKHGFNRKLADGQAPDLELLIGGDIVLEAAKRATGDEKVRLKGFGNALKNTERNVRERIDAAHSDELRWLVSRTFDESRATKTPIHLLLIERELAAFSTWYEYFPRSCGPDTNTHGTFEDAKNRLFEIDRMGFNIVYFPPIHPIGHAFRKGKNNTLTPTDTDVGSPWAIGASTGGHKDILSELGTLDDFKSFIDAAADYEIEVAMDIAFQCSPDHPWVKEHPQWFKWRPDGTCQYAENPPKKYQDILPINFESDDWENLWLELKSVFDYWISVGVKVFRIDNPHTKSFQFWNWCILEVKAAHPEVMFLAEAFTRPKRTHNLAKAGFTHGYTYFTWRNSPSEMREYVTELTQSETKDYFWPNFWPNTPDILHADLQVNSRAAYLGRYVLAATLSSNMGIYGPAYELMDFEPFPGKEENNNSEKYELKQWDWDKPGNLKNEIARINAIRNTHPALQRTFNVTFADTDNPHFLCYIKQNWDRTDQILVIVNMDWENTQSGFVYLPLDHLGLGEHDGFTVRDLYDPFEAEYTWQGSRNFVKINPHQRPAHIFKIRRL; encoded by the coding sequence ATGAGTTCGCTTAAAAAATTCAACGGGCGCAACCGCGTCGTCGTCGACACCCTCACCCCTGCCCTCGAAGCAGAGAAATATCCACTCAAGCGAGTGATTGGCGATGCGCAAGAATTCCGCGTGCACGCCTTCACCGACAGTCACGACCTCATCACGGTCGACTTCTGCCACCGCCGCAAAGGCGCCAAAGAATGGATCAAGACCCCCATGCACGAAGCAGGGAATGACGAATGGACCCACACCCTGCAACCATGGGAAATCGGGTTGTATGAATACTGCGTCATGTCCGCGGTCGATCACTTCGCATCTTGGAAACACGGATTCAATCGTAAGCTTGCCGACGGCCAAGCACCCGACCTCGAACTCCTAATCGGTGGCGATATCGTGCTCGAAGCCGCCAAACGCGCCACTGGCGACGAAAAAGTGCGCCTCAAAGGCTTCGGCAACGCACTCAAAAACACCGAGCGCAACGTGCGCGAACGGATCGACGCTGCCCATAGCGACGAGCTACGTTGGCTAGTCTCACGCACCTTTGACGAGAGCCGTGCGACCAAGACGCCGATCCACCTGCTCTTAATTGAGCGCGAGCTCGCGGCTTTCAGCACGTGGTATGAATACTTCCCACGCTCCTGCGGCCCTGACACCAACACACACGGCACCTTCGAAGACGCCAAGAACCGCCTCTTCGAAATCGACCGCATGGGCTTCAACATCGTTTACTTTCCGCCGATCCACCCGATCGGTCATGCCTTCCGCAAGGGCAAGAACAACACACTCACTCCAACCGACACCGACGTCGGCAGCCCTTGGGCAATCGGCGCATCGACTGGCGGACATAAGGACATCTTGTCCGAACTCGGCACACTCGACGATTTCAAATCCTTCATCGATGCCGCAGCTGACTACGAGATCGAAGTCGCAATGGACATCGCTTTCCAATGCTCCCCGGACCACCCGTGGGTCAAAGAACACCCACAATGGTTCAAGTGGCGCCCAGACGGCACCTGCCAATATGCAGAAAACCCGCCCAAGAAGTATCAAGACATTCTCCCGATCAACTTCGAGAGCGACGACTGGGAAAACCTATGGCTAGAGCTGAAGTCCGTATTCGATTACTGGATCAGCGTCGGCGTTAAAGTCTTCCGCATCGACAACCCACACACCAAGTCTTTCCAATTCTGGAACTGGTGTATTTTGGAAGTCAAAGCCGCACACCCCGAGGTCATGTTCCTCGCCGAAGCGTTCACACGCCCGAAGCGCACACACAACCTAGCCAAGGCAGGCTTCACTCACGGCTACACTTATTTCACATGGCGCAACTCGCCCTCTGAGATGCGTGAATATGTAACGGAGCTCACACAATCGGAGACCAAAGACTACTTCTGGCCCAACTTCTGGCCAAACACGCCGGACATCCTGCACGCCGACTTACAGGTCAACAGCCGCGCCGCCTATCTAGGCCGCTACGTGCTCGCCGCCACTCTCTCCTCCAACATGGGCATCTACGGCCCAGCGTATGAGTTGATGGACTTCGAGCCCTTCCCCGGCAAAGAAGAGAATAACAACAGCGAGAAATACGAGCTCAAGCAGTGGGACTGGGACAAGCCAGGCAACCTCAAAAACGAGATCGCCCGCATCAATGCCATCCGCAACACGCATCCGGCCTTGCAACGCACGTTCAACGTCACCTTTGCCGACACCGACAACCCGCACTTCCTCTGCTACATCAAGCAGAACTGGGATCGCACCGATCAAATCCTCGTCATCGTCAACATGGACTGGGAAAACACGCAGAGCGGCTTCGTCTACCTGCCACTCGACCACCTCGGCCTCGGGGAGCACGACGGATTCACCGTCCGCGATCTCTACGATCCATTTGAAGCGGAATACACCTGGCAAGGCTCTCGCAACTTCGTGAAGATCAACCCGCACCAGCGCCCAGCGCACATCTTTAAGATTCGCAGGCTGTAG
- a CDS encoding homoserine dehydrogenase, with product MSQKRIIRIGLLGFGVVGQGVWKNIEKNRQALEFRLGAQLAITEVVVNNLSKEREVAVPAECYSDDPSRVVDNAEIDIVCELMGGTGEALELTRRALQQGKIVVTANKALICEHGEELFKIANENGGHYFYEASVAGGIPIIKTIREALVANRFKLIFGILNGTSNYILTRMEREGLSFDETLGDARKLGYVEADEALDLDGIDAAHKAVILAYLAHGKWVKLNEIICEGIREISGTDIEIAGQLGYKIKLLAVIARDFEANKLSVRLHPALIAKSEVIAGVDEVYNGVSVTGDVVGTTVLIGRGAGQDATSSSVISDIADAVFMLQGAPKPVISEEDEQVYQQLADGLELAAPGDLSGRYYLRIHVKDEEGVLAKISNILATHHISFTTVNQKELKDGSALIMLTTHKSSETAIATAKAALAAEAVVVEPPVSFRIFDPSC from the coding sequence ATGTCTCAAAAACGCATCATTCGTATCGGTCTTCTTGGTTTCGGCGTCGTCGGCCAAGGGGTTTGGAAAAATATCGAAAAAAACCGTCAGGCTTTGGAGTTTCGCTTGGGCGCTCAGCTCGCCATTACCGAGGTGGTGGTCAACAATCTGTCAAAGGAGCGTGAGGTGGCGGTGCCAGCGGAGTGTTATTCCGATGATCCATCCCGCGTGGTGGATAATGCTGAGATCGACATCGTCTGCGAGCTAATGGGCGGCACGGGGGAGGCGCTTGAGCTGACACGTCGGGCGTTGCAACAGGGCAAGATCGTGGTGACAGCCAACAAGGCGCTCATCTGCGAACATGGTGAAGAGCTGTTCAAGATCGCGAACGAGAATGGTGGCCACTATTTCTATGAAGCATCGGTTGCCGGTGGTATCCCGATCATCAAGACGATTCGTGAGGCCTTAGTCGCGAATCGCTTTAAGTTGATTTTCGGTATCCTGAACGGCACTTCCAATTACATTTTGACACGCATGGAGCGTGAGGGATTAAGTTTTGACGAGACACTCGGCGATGCACGCAAGCTTGGTTATGTCGAAGCGGACGAGGCGCTTGACCTCGATGGTATTGATGCCGCGCATAAGGCGGTGATCCTTGCATACTTGGCGCATGGCAAGTGGGTGAAGCTTAACGAGATCATCTGTGAAGGCATCCGCGAGATTTCTGGCACAGATATCGAGATCGCTGGCCAGCTTGGCTATAAGATTAAATTGCTTGCAGTGATCGCACGTGATTTCGAGGCGAATAAATTGTCCGTGCGCTTGCACCCTGCCTTGATCGCGAAGAGCGAAGTGATCGCGGGAGTGGATGAAGTCTATAACGGTGTCAGTGTGACTGGCGATGTCGTCGGCACGACGGTGTTGATTGGCCGTGGTGCTGGGCAAGATGCGACATCTAGTTCTGTGATCAGTGACATTGCGGATGCCGTGTTCATGTTGCAGGGCGCGCCGAAGCCAGTGATTTCTGAGGAAGACGAGCAGGTTTACCAGCAATTGGCGGATGGGCTGGAACTCGCTGCACCTGGGGATTTGTCGGGGCGCTATTATCTGCGCATTCACGTGAAGGATGAAGAGGGTGTGTTAGCGAAGATTTCGAATATACTGGCCACGCACCATATCAGCTTTACGACGGTGAACCAGAAGGAGCTCAAAGATGGTAGTGCGCTGATTATGTTGACGACTCATAAGAGTAGCGAGACCGCCATCGCGACTGCCAAGGCTGCGTTGGCCGCTGAGGCAGTGGTTGTAGAGCCGCCAGTTAGCTTCCGTATCTTCGATCCGAGTTGCTAG
- the serA gene encoding phosphoglycerate dehydrogenase, with the protein MKILIADRISPIGVDLFKAEAGFEVIEAYGSTPEQLLEIVKDVDAIALRSDTRVTAEVVAAAPKLKVVGRAGVGVDNIDIEAATDGGVIVMNTPTGNTLATAELTFTHMLAGTRPIVQAAASMTAGRWDRKLYTGSELNGKTLGVLGMGRIGAEVAKRAQAFNMTVLGYDPYLTESRAKTLGVKQATLDEVIEQADYITVHMPLTKDTKHMLDADAFGRMKDGVRVFNCARGGIIDEAALIEALNSGKVAAAGLDVYEDEPPAEDSPLRQIKNLVLTPHLGASTQEAQENVGIDVAKQMIEALKGEMVRNALNMPSLDPKALEQLAPYMTLGEKLGTFSQQMAPESVEKITIRYFGKITELDTLPLTYAIQRGYLRDISENVNDVNAPKKIARLGIITEQVKTSVHAEFTELVEVEVTCKGGKTRTIGGTLVGKNQTPRIVTLDGHGVEVSTDATLLVLKNKDVPGIVGFIGVTLGEDKVNIANMSLSRDQGEGYAVSVFELDSAPSEVAAKKITENPAIEKYRVIRL; encoded by the coding sequence ATGAAAATACTAATCGCAGACCGTATCTCTCCCATTGGTGTTGATTTGTTCAAAGCTGAAGCAGGCTTTGAAGTGATCGAAGCTTATGGCTCCACTCCTGAGCAGCTCCTTGAAATCGTTAAGGACGTTGATGCGATTGCATTGCGCTCCGACACACGTGTGACTGCTGAGGTCGTCGCCGCTGCGCCGAAGCTCAAGGTTGTCGGTCGTGCCGGTGTCGGTGTCGACAATATCGATATCGAAGCTGCTACAGACGGCGGCGTGATCGTCATGAACACGCCAACTGGTAACACGCTGGCGACTGCCGAGCTGACTTTCACGCACATGCTCGCTGGCACACGTCCGATCGTGCAAGCTGCTGCAAGCATGACAGCTGGTCGCTGGGATCGTAAACTTTACACAGGTTCCGAGCTGAACGGTAAGACGCTCGGTGTCCTCGGAATGGGGCGTATCGGTGCGGAAGTGGCTAAGCGCGCACAAGCGTTTAACATGACTGTGCTCGGCTATGATCCGTATTTGACAGAGTCGCGTGCGAAGACGCTCGGCGTGAAGCAGGCCACTCTCGACGAAGTGATCGAGCAAGCTGACTACATCACTGTGCACATGCCACTTACAAAAGACACGAAGCACATGCTCGATGCAGATGCTTTCGGTCGCATGAAGGATGGCGTTCGCGTTTTCAATTGCGCTCGTGGTGGTATCATTGACGAAGCTGCTTTGATCGAAGCGTTGAACTCTGGTAAAGTCGCAGCCGCTGGCCTCGACGTTTACGAAGACGAGCCGCCGGCTGAAGATAGCCCGCTACGTCAGATTAAGAATCTAGTGCTCACACCGCACCTCGGTGCATCGACTCAAGAAGCGCAGGAGAATGTTGGTATCGATGTGGCGAAGCAAATGATCGAAGCCCTCAAGGGTGAGATGGTTCGCAATGCGCTCAACATGCCATCGCTTGATCCGAAGGCACTCGAACAGCTCGCTCCTTACATGACTTTGGGTGAGAAACTCGGCACATTCTCTCAGCAAATGGCTCCAGAGTCTGTTGAGAAGATTACGATCCGCTACTTCGGTAAGATCACTGAGCTCGACACGCTTCCGCTCACATATGCGATCCAACGCGGTTACCTGCGTGACATCTCTGAGAATGTGAACGACGTGAATGCGCCGAAGAAGATTGCTCGCCTTGGTATCATCACCGAGCAGGTGAAGACTTCCGTGCACGCTGAATTCACTGAACTCGTCGAAGTTGAGGTCACCTGCAAGGGCGGCAAGACGCGCACGATCGGTGGCACATTGGTTGGTAAAAACCAGACTCCACGTATCGTCACACTCGACGGGCATGGTGTTGAGGTCAGCACCGATGCAACGCTGCTGGTTCTGAAGAACAAGGACGTTCCTGGTATCGTCGGTTTCATCGGGGTAACACTCGGCGAGGACAAGGTGAACATCGCCAACATGTCGCTCAGCCGCGACCAAGGCGAAGGTTATGCAGTGAGTGTCTTCGAGCTTGATAGCGCACCATCTGAGGTCGCTGCCAAGAAGATCACTGAAAATCCTGCGATCGAGAAGTATCGCGTGATTCGTCTATAA
- a CDS encoding cyclic nucleotide-binding domain-containing protein, translated as MFDLNAALAELPVVEFQDGDMILAEGKKTNGLYFLKSGQVAVERDGERVTDISEYGFAFGDVAILLDGPALTDTRAVGAVSLHFVSDAEAFLLERPELMLHLARGMARKVHFMASYLTDIKKQYAEDGSHLGMVHEVLDSFLHTKH; from the coding sequence ATGTTTGATTTGAATGCTGCTTTGGCTGAGTTGCCCGTCGTTGAATTTCAAGATGGGGATATGATTCTTGCAGAGGGAAAGAAGACCAATGGTCTTTATTTCTTGAAGTCTGGGCAAGTCGCAGTGGAGCGCGATGGCGAGCGGGTGACCGACATCAGTGAATACGGCTTCGCGTTTGGCGATGTGGCGATCTTATTGGATGGGCCTGCGTTGACGGATACGCGTGCGGTAGGAGCTGTGAGCTTGCATTTCGTGAGTGATGCGGAAGCGTTCTTATTGGAGCGACCGGAGCTGATGCTCCATCTTGCGCGTGGTATGGCGCGCAAAGTTCATTTTATGGCAAGCTACTTGACTGACATCAAAAAGCAGTATGCGGAGGATGGTAGTCACCTCGGCATGGTGCATGAGGTCTTGGACTCGTTCTTACATACGAAGCACTAA
- the plsY gene encoding glycerol-3-phosphate 1-O-acyltransferase PlsY — MSSLNIALVSIVGYLLGAISFAVIVARSQGVDILKYGSGNPGATNVTRALGSKFGNIVFACDALKGGIAAGWPLFYYGGDLGLKLGIIGLIASIIGHSFSVFLKFKGGKGVATTMGGLVALMPVVLLIGVAVWAAIFFTTKLVAVASMSFAVSLAVSAYFLYGAADPRFTLGLVLAVLIVVRHRSNIVRMFQGTENSFKK, encoded by the coding sequence ATGAGCAGTCTCAACATCGCACTCGTTTCCATTGTCGGCTATCTGCTCGGCGCTATTAGTTTTGCCGTGATCGTCGCCCGAAGTCAGGGTGTGGATATCTTGAAATATGGTAGCGGCAACCCTGGTGCCACGAATGTGACGCGCGCGCTGGGCTCAAAGTTTGGCAATATTGTCTTTGCCTGCGACGCGCTCAAGGGGGGCATTGCTGCAGGCTGGCCTTTGTTTTACTATGGTGGCGATCTTGGCCTGAAGCTTGGTATCATTGGGCTCATTGCATCAATCATTGGTCATAGCTTTTCGGTCTTTTTGAAATTCAAAGGCGGCAAGGGTGTGGCTACCACTATGGGGGGATTGGTTGCGCTCATGCCGGTGGTATTGTTGATCGGTGTGGCTGTGTGGGCGGCGATTTTCTTTACTACAAAATTGGTAGCTGTCGCCTCCATGTCGTTTGCTGTGAGTCTCGCAGTGAGTGCTTACTTCCTGTATGGGGCTGCCGATCCGCGCTTTACGCTTGGCTTGGTGTTGGCGGTGTTGATCGTCGTGCGTCACCGTTCGAACATCGTTCGGATGTTTCAGGGCACTGAGAATAGTTTTAAAAAATAG
- a CDS encoding glutaredoxin domain-containing protein produces MNTPILYVKSGCPWCTEALSYFSTNNIRLETREVRSNKVFMEQMVKLSGQTKTPTFVLGDFMVADFDIGEFQTALAQAPTVKAQLGL; encoded by the coding sequence ATGAATACACCGATCCTTTACGTAAAATCCGGCTGCCCTTGGTGCACAGAAGCCCTCAGCTACTTCAGCACAAACAATATTCGCCTGGAAACACGTGAAGTGCGTAGCAACAAGGTCTTCATGGAGCAAATGGTTAAGCTCAGCGGCCAAACTAAGACACCGACTTTTGTGCTCGGCGATTTTATGGTAGCCGATTTCGATATCGGTGAGTTCCAGACCGCACTGGCTCAGGCGCCCACAGTCAAAGCACAACTCGGGCTTTAG
- the glgA gene encoding glycogen synthase gives MKSLIYTNEFPPNIYGGAGVHVDYLTRELAKLMEVDVRCFGDQDIKEPTLTAKGYQVDKSDYTCPKKLQSVFSCLQQGLDFNTDGNDAEIVHCHTWYTHMAGILSKLNYGIPLVVTAHSLEPLRPWKREQLGGGYDCSSWVEKTAIEMADAVICVSEGTKADVMQNFNVDPAKLHIIYNGIDPDEYYKQDATEALERFGIDKEQPYVLFVGRITRQKGIIHLVEAIKHMHPGYQIVLCAGAPDTPEIAEEMKVAINEAKKTRDGIFWIDEMVDKPTVIKLYSGAAVFCCPSVYEPFGIINLEAMACETPVVGSAVGGIPEVVVHDETGYLVPLAQSHESPFSPLKPEAFAEDLAHQINRLMDDPEKREAFGKAGRQRAIDHFSWASIAKQTQALYQELIDQK, from the coding sequence ATGAAAAGCCTGATCTACACGAACGAATTCCCTCCCAATATTTATGGCGGCGCAGGTGTCCATGTGGACTACCTAACCCGTGAACTGGCCAAGTTAATGGAAGTCGATGTCCGCTGTTTCGGCGATCAGGATATCAAAGAGCCCACCTTGACTGCCAAAGGCTACCAAGTCGACAAGAGCGACTACACCTGCCCCAAGAAACTGCAAAGCGTGTTCAGCTGCCTTCAGCAAGGCCTCGATTTCAACACAGATGGCAACGACGCCGAGATCGTGCACTGCCACACGTGGTATACCCACATGGCTGGCATCCTTTCGAAGCTCAACTACGGCATCCCTCTCGTTGTCACCGCACACTCCCTAGAGCCACTACGCCCATGGAAGCGCGAGCAGCTCGGCGGCGGTTACGACTGCAGCAGCTGGGTCGAAAAGACAGCCATTGAAATGGCCGACGCCGTCATCTGCGTATCCGAAGGCACCAAGGCCGACGTCATGCAAAACTTCAACGTCGATCCCGCCAAGCTTCACATCATCTACAACGGCATCGATCCCGACGAATATTATAAGCAGGACGCGACCGAAGCCCTAGAGCGCTTTGGCATCGATAAAGAACAACCCTACGTGCTATTCGTCGGCCGCATCACTCGCCAGAAGGGCATTATCCACCTCGTCGAAGCCATCAAACACATGCACCCCGGCTATCAGATCGTGCTCTGTGCGGGTGCACCCGACACCCCTGAGATTGCGGAAGAAATGAAAGTTGCGATCAACGAAGCCAAGAAGACACGCGACGGCATCTTCTGGATCGACGAAATGGTCGACAAGCCCACCGTCATCAAACTCTATTCCGGCGCAGCCGTCTTCTGCTGCCCATCTGTGTATGAGCCCTTCGGCATCATAAACCTCGAAGCCATGGCCTGCGAAACGCCAGTCGTCGGCTCAGCAGTCGGCGGCATCCCCGAAGTCGTCGTGCATGACGAAACAGGCTACCTCGTGCCACTCGCCCAGAGCCACGAAAGCCCCTTCAGCCCACTCAAACCCGAGGCATTTGCTGAAGATCTAGCACATCAAATCAACCGCCTTATGGATGACCCCGAAAAACGCGAAGCCTTCGGCAAAGCCGGGCGCCAACGCGCAATCGACCACTTCAGCTGGGCATCCATCGCCAAGCAAACACAGGCGCTCTACCAAGAGCTAATTGATCAAAAGTAA
- a CDS encoding metallophosphoesterase, with product MKILLVADLHYTLRQWDWLNDTADRFDLVVVAGDLLDIASIVPLEAQIIVVRKYLQRLTPQAPILVCSGNHDILSKDETQTREAAWLRDKQGDVYLADGDHFEQGAFYFSMIPWWEDETQRDAIEQQLIAQQVEAAGKRWIWVYHAPPKGTTVAWSGKRDFGDEALPTWIERFSPELVLGGHIHNAPFYADGSWIDHMHGAWVFNGGKQIGSIPCFTVIDTENNKAMWMSAAEAEQAELTMPLQRQPLG from the coding sequence ATGAAAATACTGCTCGTTGCCGATCTACACTATACCCTACGCCAATGGGACTGGCTCAACGACACCGCAGACCGCTTCGACCTCGTCGTCGTCGCAGGCGATCTGCTCGACATTGCCTCCATCGTGCCATTGGAAGCGCAAATCATCGTGGTGCGCAAATATCTACAACGCCTCACGCCACAGGCTCCCATCCTCGTCTGCTCTGGCAATCACGACATCCTCAGCAAAGACGAGACGCAGACCCGTGAGGCCGCATGGCTACGCGACAAACAGGGCGATGTCTATCTCGCCGATGGCGATCACTTCGAGCAAGGTGCGTTCTATTTCAGCATGATTCCGTGGTGGGAGGACGAGACACAACGCGACGCCATTGAGCAGCAACTGATCGCCCAACAAGTGGAGGCAGCCGGCAAACGCTGGATCTGGGTCTATCACGCACCGCCCAAAGGCACGACAGTCGCATGGAGCGGCAAGCGCGATTTTGGCGACGAGGCACTTCCCACATGGATCGAGCGCTTTAGCCCCGAACTCGTGCTCGGCGGGCATATTCATAACGCGCCCTTTTACGCCGACGGCTCCTGGATCGACCACATGCACGGCGCATGGGTGTTTAACGGCGGTAAACAAATTGGTAGCATTCCCTGCTTCACCGTGATCGATACCGAAAACAACAAAGCCATGTGGATGTCAGCCGCCGAAGCAGAGCAAGCCGAGCTGACCATGCCGCTGCAACGCCAGCCACTAGGGTGA
- a CDS encoding TIGR01212 family radical SAM protein (This family includes YhcC from E. coli K-12, an uncharacterized radical SAM protein.), which produces MYPWNHERRFNAYPQYFKRTFGQRVQKVSIDAGFSCPNRDGTVAYGGCTFCDNRSFNPSYCDPEKSITQQINEGTEFHRKRYHNPGKYLAYFQAFTNTHAPLAKLKELFSEALSVPGVIGLVIGTRPDCIDEEKLKYFRELAQTHYVILEIGIESCYDATLKRINRGHNYQQAVDAIELTASYGIKVGTHMILGLPSETEDMLLAEAEMLSKLPLNTIKFHQLQLIRGTAMVTDYERNPQDFKFYELDEYIDLIIRFIERLNPNFVIERFFSEAPPADNLTPIQWNLRNDQMLNFLEKMLAEKDTWQGKRYRAFTPLI; this is translated from the coding sequence ATGTATCCGTGGAACCACGAACGGCGCTTCAACGCCTACCCGCAATATTTCAAGAGAACCTTCGGGCAACGCGTTCAGAAAGTCTCGATCGACGCAGGCTTTAGTTGCCCCAACCGCGACGGCACTGTCGCCTACGGCGGTTGCACCTTTTGCGACAACCGCTCCTTCAACCCCTCCTACTGCGACCCTGAGAAATCAATCACTCAGCAAATCAACGAAGGCACCGAGTTCCATAGAAAGCGCTACCACAACCCCGGTAAATACCTTGCCTACTTTCAGGCGTTCACCAACACCCACGCCCCTCTGGCAAAGTTAAAAGAGCTCTTCAGCGAAGCACTGAGCGTGCCCGGCGTGATCGGCCTAGTCATCGGCACACGCCCCGACTGTATCGACGAAGAAAAGCTCAAATACTTCCGCGAGCTCGCCCAGACACACTACGTAATCCTAGAGATCGGCATCGAGAGCTGCTACGATGCCACGCTCAAGCGCATCAACCGTGGACACAACTACCAACAAGCCGTCGATGCCATAGAACTCACCGCCTCCTACGGCATCAAAGTCGGCACCCACATGATCCTCGGCCTACCAAGCGAGACCGAGGACATGCTCCTCGCCGAAGCTGAGATGCTCTCTAAGCTTCCGCTCAACACTATCAAGTTCCACCAACTGCAACTCATCCGTGGCACCGCAATGGTCACCGACTACGAGCGCAACCCGCAGGACTTCAAATTCTACGAGCTAGACGAATACATAGACCTCATCATCCGCTTCATTGAGCGACTCAATCCGAACTTCGTAATCGAGCGCTTCTTCAGCGAAGCCCCACCGGCCGACAACCTCACGCCGATTCAATGGAATCTGCGCAACGACCAAATGCTGAACTTTCTCGAAAAGATGCTAGCCGAAAAAGACACTTGGCAAGGAAAGAGGTATAGAGCGTTCACCCCACTGATTTGA